One Vespa crabro chromosome 4, iyVesCrab1.2, whole genome shotgun sequence DNA segment encodes these proteins:
- the LOC124423310 gene encoding uncharacterized protein LOC124423310 isoform X1, which translates to MEQTGDRPQWLMELENRKRKPHLAHEAGAGAPCMICNALCPGLDLHFWRKTCKICKCSRDDHDVVNDDFPQFDLLFGPSGKSKRKPMLLVISNKKQTNSETVFDWIPPDTTKELAVDYMNALPVEKLPISGSTGAILRKQLLQKQLPLHDIDHKACDKLSEVEKKELENYVEILKKYAGQGKVMKMLGARPFDRSLMTPINATDMQRFNTQQKSQISVTIPQLRTPSSFTKNIPYLKVPFENRSDPNVNMETKDNEKNVLDNKCSKPASFHKLVNSSVTAYDANSELPVICQHEFCEPLHCKYTEINPCALPTTNHDKFKHIEQNTVPHKSNVDLQIEPPNTDTSDKQPEMNLFEVADNILANALLPPSAINVHDIVSSTLDKKELMFIRDKLNSKYGMQDNSQVNHARNFPHNKGVDKAVIMDSQKNLSPSGSTPKSNVVDVTKNDPQHGVKPITAEKLVSKPVSEMVQSTCASNIAPTFIHDKASSIHTRNKPSNTISHSPQTHNIISNANSLENKPMSSINAQDKYNIDHKEVPKKSVSSTVPSDIDNTNCIKGKLSGIKNVQSAISYSENLQNQVFPFESNCKMSQSTENQLDMDSVNGAVKGLTIESSKPQNCEKCRKDINIGDVVVTVDKAKNILWHPGCFVCSVCNELLVDLVYFYYKNQLYCGRDFAALLGIPRCFACDELIFVREYTVAEGHNYHVKHFCCWDCDIPLAGQQYISENDHPLCLPCYQNTYAKTCNACNAVIAADQQGVAIKNLNFHAIEMCFCCYMCKKYLLNSRMAVKEDKLFCSKDCISKFSN; encoded by the exons ATGGAACAAACAGGTGATCGTCCTCAGTGGCTTATGGAATTggaaaatcgaaaaagaaag CCCCATTTAGCGCATGAAGCCGGAGCAGGAGCACCATGCATGATATGTAACGCTTTGTGTCCTGGTTTAGATTTACATTTTTGGCGAAAAACttgtaaaatttgtaaatgtAGCAGAGATGATCATGATGTTGTCAATGATGATTTTCCTCagttcgatttattatttggTCCATCtggaaaatcaaaaagaaaacctatgt taTTGGTTATATCCAATAAAAAGCAAACTAATAGTGAAACTGTATTTGACTGGATACCACCAGATACAACTAAAGAACTTGCTGTAGATTATATGAATGCTTTACCAGTAGAAAAATTACCTATTTCTGGATCAACTGGTGCaatattaagaaaacaatTACTACAAAAACAATTGCCGTTACACGATATTGATCATAAAGCGTGTGATAAACTAAGTgaagtagagaaaaaagagttgGAAAATTATgttgaaattttgaaaaaatatgcaGGACAGGGCAAAGTAATGAAG atgttAGGTGCACGTCCGTTTGATCGGTCATTAATGACACCAATTAATGCTACGGATATGCAACGTTTCAATACACAACAAAAATCACAGATATCTGTGACTATACCACAACTTCGAACGCCAAGCAgctttacaaaaaatattccatATTTAAAAGTTCCTTTTGAAAATAGATCAGATCCAAATGTTAACATGGAAACAaaggataatgaaaaaaatgttttag ATAATAAATGTTCCAAGCCAGCCTCATTTCATAAATTAGTGAATTCTTCTGTAACTGCTTACGATGCAAATTCAGAATTACCTGTAATTTGTCAGCACGAATTTTGTGAACCTCTTCATTGCAAGTACACAGAAATCAATCCATGTGCTTTACCAACAACAAATCatgataaatttaaacatATAGAACAGAATACTGTGCCTCATAAAAGCAATGTTGATCTTCAGATAGAACCACCCAATACAGATACATCTGATAAACAACCAGAAATGAATCTTTTCGAAGTTGCAGATAATATTTTAGCAAATGCATTACTTCCACCTAGCGCAATCAATGTACATGACATTGTTAGTAGTACTTtagataaaaaggaattaatgTTTATACGCGATAAACTCAATAGCAAGTACGGTATGCAAGATAATTCACAAGTTAATCATGCACGAAATTTCCCACATAATAAAGGAGTGGACAAAGCAGTCATTATGGACTCTCAAAAAAATCTTTCACCAAGTGGATCTACGCCTAAAAGTAACGTAGTAGATGTGACAAAAAATGATCCTCAACATGGAGTTAAACCCATAACAGCAGAAAAACTTGTATCAAAGCCTGTTTCAGAAATGGTTCAATCTACTTGTGCTAGTAATATTGCACCAACTTTTATTCATGATAAAGCAAGTTCTATACATACAAGAAATAAACCATCTAATACTATTTCACACTCACCACAAAcacataatattataagtaatGCAAATTCACTTGAAAATAAACCAATGTCATCTATAAATGcacaagataaatataatattgatcatAAAGAAGTGCCTAAGAAATCTGTATCGTCTACAGTGCCATCtgatattgataatacaaATTGTATAAAGGGCAAATTAAGTGGCATAAAAAATGTACAATCGGCTATTTCTTACTCTGAGAATTTACAAAATCAAGTATTCCCATTCGAGTCGAACTGCAAAATGAGCCAGTCCACAGAAAACCAACTAGATATGGATTCTGTTAATGGAGCTGTGAAAGGTTTAACTATTGAATCTTCAAAACCACAAAATTGCGAGAAATGTCGAAAAGACATTAATATTGGTGATGTAGTTGTAACTGTGGATAAAGCTAAGAATATATTATGGCATCCAGGATGTTTTGTTTGTTCTGTATGCAATGAATTACTCGTTGATCttgtatatttctattataagaATCAATTGTATTGTGGCAGAGATTTTGCAGCTCTGTTAGGGATTCCAAGATGCTTTGCTTGTGATGAG TTAATTTTTGTACGAGAATATACCGTTGCTGAAGGCCATAATTATCATGTAAAACACTTTTGCTGCTGGGATTGTGACATTCCATTAGCTGGCCAACAGTATATATCTGAAAATGATCACCCTTTGTGTCTTCCTTGTTATCAGAATACATATGCAAAAACTTGCAATGCATGTAATGCAGTGATTGCAGCTGATCAACAAGGTGTtgctataaaaaatttaaattttcatgCAATCGAAATGTGTTTTTGCTGTTATATGTGTAAAAAATACTTACTAAATAGTAGAATGGCAGTCAAAGAGGATAAACTATTTTGTAGTAAGGATTGCATTTCCAAGTTTTCTaactaa
- the LOC124423310 gene encoding uncharacterized protein LOC124423310 isoform X3: MNALPVEKLPISGSTGAILRKQLLQKQLPLHDIDHKACDKLSEVEKKELENYVEILKKYAGQGKVMKMLGARPFDRSLMTPINATDMQRFNTQQKSQISVTIPQLRTPSSFTKNIPYLKVPFENRSDPNVNMETKDNEKNVLDNKCSKPASFHKLVNSSVTAYDANSELPVICQHEFCEPLHCKYTEINPCALPTTNHDKFKHIEQNTVPHKSNVDLQIEPPNTDTSDKQPEMNLFEVADNILANALLPPSAINVHDIVSSTLDKKELMFIRDKLNSKYGMQDNSQVNHARNFPHNKGVDKAVIMDSQKNLSPSGSTPKSNVVDVTKNDPQHGVKPITAEKLVSKPVSEMVQSTCASNIAPTFIHDKASSIHTRNKPSNTISHSPQTHNIISNANSLENKPMSSINAQDKYNIDHKEVPKKSVSSTVPSDIDNTNCIKGKLSGIKNVQSAISYSENLQNQVFPFESNCKMSQSTENQLDMDSVNGAVKGLTIESSKPQNCEKCRKDINIGDVVVTVDKAKNILWHPGCFVCSVCNELLVDLVYFYYKNQLYCGRDFAALLGIPRCFACDELIFVREYTVAEGHNYHVKHFCCWDCDIPLAGQQYISENDHPLCLPCYQNTYAKTCNACNAVIAADQQGVAIKNLNFHAIEMCFCCYMCKKYLLNSRMAVKEDKLFCSKDCISKFSN; encoded by the exons ATGAATGCTTTACCAGTAGAAAAATTACCTATTTCTGGATCAACTGGTGCaatattaagaaaacaatTACTACAAAAACAATTGCCGTTACACGATATTGATCATAAAGCGTGTGATAAACTAAGTgaagtagagaaaaaagagttgGAAAATTATgttgaaattttgaaaaaatatgcaGGACAGGGCAAAGTAATGAAG atgttAGGTGCACGTCCGTTTGATCGGTCATTAATGACACCAATTAATGCTACGGATATGCAACGTTTCAATACACAACAAAAATCACAGATATCTGTGACTATACCACAACTTCGAACGCCAAGCAgctttacaaaaaatattccatATTTAAAAGTTCCTTTTGAAAATAGATCAGATCCAAATGTTAACATGGAAACAaaggataatgaaaaaaatgttttag ATAATAAATGTTCCAAGCCAGCCTCATTTCATAAATTAGTGAATTCTTCTGTAACTGCTTACGATGCAAATTCAGAATTACCTGTAATTTGTCAGCACGAATTTTGTGAACCTCTTCATTGCAAGTACACAGAAATCAATCCATGTGCTTTACCAACAACAAATCatgataaatttaaacatATAGAACAGAATACTGTGCCTCATAAAAGCAATGTTGATCTTCAGATAGAACCACCCAATACAGATACATCTGATAAACAACCAGAAATGAATCTTTTCGAAGTTGCAGATAATATTTTAGCAAATGCATTACTTCCACCTAGCGCAATCAATGTACATGACATTGTTAGTAGTACTTtagataaaaaggaattaatgTTTATACGCGATAAACTCAATAGCAAGTACGGTATGCAAGATAATTCACAAGTTAATCATGCACGAAATTTCCCACATAATAAAGGAGTGGACAAAGCAGTCATTATGGACTCTCAAAAAAATCTTTCACCAAGTGGATCTACGCCTAAAAGTAACGTAGTAGATGTGACAAAAAATGATCCTCAACATGGAGTTAAACCCATAACAGCAGAAAAACTTGTATCAAAGCCTGTTTCAGAAATGGTTCAATCTACTTGTGCTAGTAATATTGCACCAACTTTTATTCATGATAAAGCAAGTTCTATACATACAAGAAATAAACCATCTAATACTATTTCACACTCACCACAAAcacataatattataagtaatGCAAATTCACTTGAAAATAAACCAATGTCATCTATAAATGcacaagataaatataatattgatcatAAAGAAGTGCCTAAGAAATCTGTATCGTCTACAGTGCCATCtgatattgataatacaaATTGTATAAAGGGCAAATTAAGTGGCATAAAAAATGTACAATCGGCTATTTCTTACTCTGAGAATTTACAAAATCAAGTATTCCCATTCGAGTCGAACTGCAAAATGAGCCAGTCCACAGAAAACCAACTAGATATGGATTCTGTTAATGGAGCTGTGAAAGGTTTAACTATTGAATCTTCAAAACCACAAAATTGCGAGAAATGTCGAAAAGACATTAATATTGGTGATGTAGTTGTAACTGTGGATAAAGCTAAGAATATATTATGGCATCCAGGATGTTTTGTTTGTTCTGTATGCAATGAATTACTCGTTGATCttgtatatttctattataagaATCAATTGTATTGTGGCAGAGATTTTGCAGCTCTGTTAGGGATTCCAAGATGCTTTGCTTGTGATGAG TTAATTTTTGTACGAGAATATACCGTTGCTGAAGGCCATAATTATCATGTAAAACACTTTTGCTGCTGGGATTGTGACATTCCATTAGCTGGCCAACAGTATATATCTGAAAATGATCACCCTTTGTGTCTTCCTTGTTATCAGAATACATATGCAAAAACTTGCAATGCATGTAATGCAGTGATTGCAGCTGATCAACAAGGTGTtgctataaaaaatttaaattttcatgCAATCGAAATGTGTTTTTGCTGTTATATGTGTAAAAAATACTTACTAAATAGTAGAATGGCAGTCAAAGAGGATAAACTATTTTGTAGTAAGGATTGCATTTCCAAGTTTTCTaactaa
- the LOC124423310 gene encoding uncharacterized protein LOC124423310 isoform X2 has translation MLLVISNKKQTNSETVFDWIPPDTTKELAVDYMNALPVEKLPISGSTGAILRKQLLQKQLPLHDIDHKACDKLSEVEKKELENYVEILKKYAGQGKVMKMLGARPFDRSLMTPINATDMQRFNTQQKSQISVTIPQLRTPSSFTKNIPYLKVPFENRSDPNVNMETKDNEKNVLDNKCSKPASFHKLVNSSVTAYDANSELPVICQHEFCEPLHCKYTEINPCALPTTNHDKFKHIEQNTVPHKSNVDLQIEPPNTDTSDKQPEMNLFEVADNILANALLPPSAINVHDIVSSTLDKKELMFIRDKLNSKYGMQDNSQVNHARNFPHNKGVDKAVIMDSQKNLSPSGSTPKSNVVDVTKNDPQHGVKPITAEKLVSKPVSEMVQSTCASNIAPTFIHDKASSIHTRNKPSNTISHSPQTHNIISNANSLENKPMSSINAQDKYNIDHKEVPKKSVSSTVPSDIDNTNCIKGKLSGIKNVQSAISYSENLQNQVFPFESNCKMSQSTENQLDMDSVNGAVKGLTIESSKPQNCEKCRKDINIGDVVVTVDKAKNILWHPGCFVCSVCNELLVDLVYFYYKNQLYCGRDFAALLGIPRCFACDELIFVREYTVAEGHNYHVKHFCCWDCDIPLAGQQYISENDHPLCLPCYQNTYAKTCNACNAVIAADQQGVAIKNLNFHAIEMCFCCYMCKKYLLNSRMAVKEDKLFCSKDCISKFSN, from the exons atgt taTTGGTTATATCCAATAAAAAGCAAACTAATAGTGAAACTGTATTTGACTGGATACCACCAGATACAACTAAAGAACTTGCTGTAGATTATATGAATGCTTTACCAGTAGAAAAATTACCTATTTCTGGATCAACTGGTGCaatattaagaaaacaatTACTACAAAAACAATTGCCGTTACACGATATTGATCATAAAGCGTGTGATAAACTAAGTgaagtagagaaaaaagagttgGAAAATTATgttgaaattttgaaaaaatatgcaGGACAGGGCAAAGTAATGAAG atgttAGGTGCACGTCCGTTTGATCGGTCATTAATGACACCAATTAATGCTACGGATATGCAACGTTTCAATACACAACAAAAATCACAGATATCTGTGACTATACCACAACTTCGAACGCCAAGCAgctttacaaaaaatattccatATTTAAAAGTTCCTTTTGAAAATAGATCAGATCCAAATGTTAACATGGAAACAaaggataatgaaaaaaatgttttag ATAATAAATGTTCCAAGCCAGCCTCATTTCATAAATTAGTGAATTCTTCTGTAACTGCTTACGATGCAAATTCAGAATTACCTGTAATTTGTCAGCACGAATTTTGTGAACCTCTTCATTGCAAGTACACAGAAATCAATCCATGTGCTTTACCAACAACAAATCatgataaatttaaacatATAGAACAGAATACTGTGCCTCATAAAAGCAATGTTGATCTTCAGATAGAACCACCCAATACAGATACATCTGATAAACAACCAGAAATGAATCTTTTCGAAGTTGCAGATAATATTTTAGCAAATGCATTACTTCCACCTAGCGCAATCAATGTACATGACATTGTTAGTAGTACTTtagataaaaaggaattaatgTTTATACGCGATAAACTCAATAGCAAGTACGGTATGCAAGATAATTCACAAGTTAATCATGCACGAAATTTCCCACATAATAAAGGAGTGGACAAAGCAGTCATTATGGACTCTCAAAAAAATCTTTCACCAAGTGGATCTACGCCTAAAAGTAACGTAGTAGATGTGACAAAAAATGATCCTCAACATGGAGTTAAACCCATAACAGCAGAAAAACTTGTATCAAAGCCTGTTTCAGAAATGGTTCAATCTACTTGTGCTAGTAATATTGCACCAACTTTTATTCATGATAAAGCAAGTTCTATACATACAAGAAATAAACCATCTAATACTATTTCACACTCACCACAAAcacataatattataagtaatGCAAATTCACTTGAAAATAAACCAATGTCATCTATAAATGcacaagataaatataatattgatcatAAAGAAGTGCCTAAGAAATCTGTATCGTCTACAGTGCCATCtgatattgataatacaaATTGTATAAAGGGCAAATTAAGTGGCATAAAAAATGTACAATCGGCTATTTCTTACTCTGAGAATTTACAAAATCAAGTATTCCCATTCGAGTCGAACTGCAAAATGAGCCAGTCCACAGAAAACCAACTAGATATGGATTCTGTTAATGGAGCTGTGAAAGGTTTAACTATTGAATCTTCAAAACCACAAAATTGCGAGAAATGTCGAAAAGACATTAATATTGGTGATGTAGTTGTAACTGTGGATAAAGCTAAGAATATATTATGGCATCCAGGATGTTTTGTTTGTTCTGTATGCAATGAATTACTCGTTGATCttgtatatttctattataagaATCAATTGTATTGTGGCAGAGATTTTGCAGCTCTGTTAGGGATTCCAAGATGCTTTGCTTGTGATGAG TTAATTTTTGTACGAGAATATACCGTTGCTGAAGGCCATAATTATCATGTAAAACACTTTTGCTGCTGGGATTGTGACATTCCATTAGCTGGCCAACAGTATATATCTGAAAATGATCACCCTTTGTGTCTTCCTTGTTATCAGAATACATATGCAAAAACTTGCAATGCATGTAATGCAGTGATTGCAGCTGATCAACAAGGTGTtgctataaaaaatttaaattttcatgCAATCGAAATGTGTTTTTGCTGTTATATGTGTAAAAAATACTTACTAAATAGTAGAATGGCAGTCAAAGAGGATAAACTATTTTGTAGTAAGGATTGCATTTCCAAGTTTTCTaactaa
- the LOC124423297 gene encoding uncharacterized protein LOC124423297 isoform X2: MQHYTIFLVLAICSCVALCIATEVDNQYDHQGDTFKTLDTTGEINNGAEVHTRTKRTLFLKKKLIGAGLLGFGVGVAKGYKLGYHSAPEIHRIYVPPPPTVKYVEYVEKPVYISRIIEKPAPIYKAAHLDYEPSWSQPDPSPHYGSW; the protein is encoded by the exons ATGCAACATTATACTATCTTCCTGGTCCTAGCTATATGCAGTTGTGTAGCATTATGCATAGCTACGGAAGTTGATAATCAGTACGATCATCAAGGAGATACATTTAAAACGCTCGATACAACGGGCGAGATCAATAATGGGGCTGAAGTACATACAAGAACAAAGAGGACActtttcttaaaaaagaaattaataggCGCTGGACTTTTAGGATTTGGTGTCGGTGTTGCTAAAGG ctaCAAACTTGGATATCACAGTGCTCCTGAAATTCATCGTATATATGTTCCACCACCCCCAACTGTTAAATACGTGGAATATGTTGAGAAACCTGTTTATATTTCaagaattattgaaaaaccCGCGCCAATTTACAAAGCGGCTCATTTAGATTACGAACCATCCTGGTCTCAACCTGATCCTTCGCCTCATTATgg ttcttGGTAA
- the LOC124423297 gene encoding uncharacterized protein LOC124423297 isoform X1, translating to MPNETIVRVQNSQYISVFANQEMQHYTIFLVLAICSCVALCIATEVDNQYDHQGDTFKTLDTTGEINNGAEVHTRTKRTLFLKKKLIGAGLLGFGVGVAKGYKLGYHSAPEIHRIYVPPPPTVKYVEYVEKPVYISRIIEKPAPIYKAAHLDYEPSWSQPDPSPHYGSW from the exons ATGCCCAACGAAACAATCGTTCGTGTCCAGAATTCACAATATATTTCTGTCTTTGCTAACCAGGAG ATGCAACATTATACTATCTTCCTGGTCCTAGCTATATGCAGTTGTGTAGCATTATGCATAGCTACGGAAGTTGATAATCAGTACGATCATCAAGGAGATACATTTAAAACGCTCGATACAACGGGCGAGATCAATAATGGGGCTGAAGTACATACAAGAACAAAGAGGACActtttcttaaaaaagaaattaataggCGCTGGACTTTTAGGATTTGGTGTCGGTGTTGCTAAAGG ctaCAAACTTGGATATCACAGTGCTCCTGAAATTCATCGTATATATGTTCCACCACCCCCAACTGTTAAATACGTGGAATATGTTGAGAAACCTGTTTATATTTCaagaattattgaaaaaccCGCGCCAATTTACAAAGCGGCTCATTTAGATTACGAACCATCCTGGTCTCAACCTGATCCTTCGCCTCATTATgg ttcttGGTAA
- the LOC124423298 gene encoding glycine-rich cell wall structural protein 1.0-like codes for MKLHYILALITLLTVAYAADVTQDLLNSSLNSHDESTSQVREKRTILLGKTALIGGGGALLAKKALLVGGAALGAKALIGAGLYKAKYLGNGYGGGYGFGGGYGYGGGYGYGGGYGYGGGYGHGGGYGYGGGYGYGGGYGHGHSTYHGSYWR; via the exons ATGAAGCTCCATTACATATTGGCATTAATTACACTTCTGACAGTGGCTTATGCAGCCGACGTCACTCAAGATTTATTGAATTCATCATTGAATTCCCACGATGAAAGTACGAGTCaagtaagagagaagagaactaTACTTTTAGGAAAAACTGCACTAATTGGAGGTGGTGGTGCTCTTCTTGCTAAAAAAGCCCTTCTTGTTGGAGGTGCTGCCCTTGGAGCAAAAGCATTGATTGGTGCTGGCTTGTACAAAGCTAAATA tTTGGGAAATGGTTACGGAGGTGGCTATGGTTTTGGAGGCGGATATGGTTACGGAGGCGGATATGGTTATGGAGGCGGATATGGTTATGGAGGCGGATATGGTCACGGAGGTGGATATGGTTATGGAGGTGGCTACGGTTATGGAGGTGGATATGGACATGGACATTCAACTTATCACGGCTCTTATTggcgataa